ACGCGCTGTAAAGAGTCAATCCCTGTTGCTCCACCTGAAAAACCAACGCCTGGGTCTACACATATTTGTGCATTAGCAATATCAAGTTGGTTTAATTCTTTTTGTTTTTCTGTAAAATAGGCCGGCAGTTCTTGATAAACGTTATCTGCGTAATTCATGCCCGCTCGCCCATTATTCATGGCAACCAAAGCCGGTTGGTATTCTTGCATCAGCTGTAATTTTTCAGATGTATCAAAACCATCAATATCATTAATAATATCTGCACCTGCATCCAGCACACGCTGCATAACATAGGCTTCATCAGTGTCTATAGCAATAACAGCCTCGGGAAATGCTTGACGAATATTCTGCAAGGGCTGAGCGAGACGGTGCCATTCTTCTTCTGGCGAAATGTCTGCATAACCTGGGCGAGAAGACTTACCTCCAAGTTCGATGACCTGTGCCCCCTCTTGCAAATCCTGTTCCACTCGCTGTAGGATAAAATCCAAATTCAGATTTTCTTCTGCACCATCGTAAAATGAATCAGGTGTGACATTGACAATAGAATAAACAATCGGATCCAATGTCAAATCAAAAGAAAAATTCTGTCCTGACCAAATAATCTGATGGCGTTTAAAAATACGCTCCAAAGCCAATTTTTCCTGAGAAGCAGGCCAAACCTTAATCAAATCTGCCAATTCATAAATCGTCAAAAAAGCCAGCAGATCATGCTTGTCTACGAGCGTTTTTGCTCTTACACGATACAGAAGATTGTCCAATTTGGCTTGTTCTTGACTGCTCATTTCGGTGAAACAGATAGAGATATGCTTCAGAGAAAAGCACTCTGTATTTTTTTCAATGATTTTCATTTCAATTCAAGCTTTCTAAAAATTCAAGACGTGTTTCTCTGTTTTCTTCAAATTCTCCCATAAAGAAAGAGGTTTTTGTTTGAGAATTTCCTTTTTTAACACCGCGCATTTCCACACACATATGACGTGCTTCGACAACAACCGCAACACCTTTGGGCTCTAAGATGTCATTTAAAATTTCCGCTATGTCTCGCGTAATGTTTTCTTGCACTGAAAGTTTATGCGAAACATAGTTGACCAAGCGTGGAATCTTGCTCAAGCCTATAATATTACCGTCTTTAGGGATATAGGCTACGTTGGCCTTACCAAAGAAAGGCAACATGTGATGTTCGCACATCGAGTAAAAGGGAATATCCTTGATTAAGATAGTTTGATCCTGGTCTGTTTTTTCAATCTTAAAGAGTTTATACTCCTCAAATTGCGTTAATTTTTGTGAAGAGA
This window of the Lactococcus garvieae subsp. garvieae genome carries:
- the folP gene encoding dihydropteroate synthase, with protein sequence MKIIEKNTECFSLKHISICFTEMSSQEQAKLDNLLYRVRAKTLVDKHDLLAFLTIYELADLIKVWPASQEKLALERIFKRHQIIWSGQNFSFDLTLDPIVYSIVNVTPDSFYDGAEENLNLDFILQRVEQDLQEGAQVIELGGKSSRPGYADISPEEEWHRLAQPLQNIRQAFPEAVIAIDTDEAYVMQRVLDAGADIINDIDGFDTSEKLQLMQEYQPALVAMNNGRAGMNYADNVYQELPAYFTEKQKELNQLDIANAQICVDPGVGFSGGATGIDSLQRVKTTELLTNLGLPVMIAISRKSFMTNLLNMEVDERLLSTLILENQMMMDGGRVLRVHDVAATRRLIENFKIYQKY